One Gemmatimonadota bacterium genomic region harbors:
- a CDS encoding PD40 domain-containing protein, with translation MTRRLAALAATFLAGALGAQETLFLRQPTVSERHIAFAYANNIWIVDRAGGAARRLTSFPGGSSAPRLSPDGRLVAFTGSYAGNADVYVVPVDGGEPKRLTWHPGGDNASGWTPDGRRVVFTSGRASHAPNAVPRFWTVSVEGGAEEPMAIPRGFQGQISADGGRIAYRMASSWDDERRNYRGGQNKPIWVVDMKTWATDTIARPVNSKEVDPVWIGDDVYFISDRDDVQNVWKYASRTRQLTQVTRFRDHDVKTLGAGAGVLVFEQAGRIHLHDPKTGRTGAVSITVRGDFPWMMPQWKDVTSRMSNLAVSPTGKRALVEARGEIFSIPAEKGDVRNLTATSGAAERLPTWSPDGQSIAWFSDASGEYQLVVSSQDALTARREIALPGMSFPYMAQWSPDSRKLSFVDTHLKLWVVDVAAGTVRKFDGDPHMVPERSMNPVWSPDSRWIAFAKRLSTYYRVIVVLDVATGKATQLTDGMADATSPAWDASGKYLWFLASTNHALRSQWLDMTNYERPRTHALYAAILRNGEPTPFTPESDDEPAPGQRAVAAGGERGGVAVQAPAVTIDFDGIARRIVPVPGVAEREYGQLRAGVAGTVFFTETVAASGTNERGGGGPGAGAGSPLHRYTLRDRRAIPFAPGVAQYTLSADGRRLLYRTGGAQGALFLVDAAANAAPAANAGRLSATLRMWWDGKAEFAQIFEEARRKVRDYFYVPNLHGTDWPKVVAEYKRFLPFVAHREDLNYLLDAMEGETAVGHSYVRGGDMPETPNDLGGLLGADFTIDNGRYRFSRVYDSESWNPDLRAPLVTPGFEVKAGEYLLAVNGQELRATDNVHRLLNGTANRQTVITVSTRPALEGARQLTVVPVANEQGLRTRAWVEGNRRLVDSLSKGRLAYLHLPNTGQGGYSSFNRYYFAQQDKQGAVVDERYNGGGSAADYIIELLGRDFDGYFNNPAGDRKPFTSPSAGIWGPKVMIINEMAGSGGDLMPFMFARRKIGPLVGTRTWGGLVATSDQPPFVDGGSLVAPRLGFFDRDGKWAVENVGTPPDIEIENFPREVIAGRDPQLERAVQEALKLLETKAVQLKAEPAGPTWGKRP, from the coding sequence GGTGGCGCCGCACGGCGACTCACCTCGTTCCCTGGCGGCTCGTCCGCGCCGCGGCTCTCTCCCGACGGACGCCTCGTCGCCTTCACCGGCAGCTACGCCGGCAACGCCGACGTCTACGTGGTTCCGGTTGACGGTGGCGAGCCCAAGCGCCTCACCTGGCACCCAGGCGGCGACAACGCTTCGGGGTGGACCCCGGATGGACGTCGCGTCGTGTTCACCAGCGGACGTGCCAGCCACGCACCCAACGCGGTCCCACGGTTCTGGACAGTCTCGGTCGAAGGTGGCGCCGAGGAACCGATGGCCATTCCGCGCGGCTTCCAGGGACAGATCTCCGCGGATGGTGGACGCATCGCCTACCGCATGGCGTCGTCATGGGATGACGAACGACGCAACTACCGGGGCGGCCAGAACAAGCCGATCTGGGTCGTGGATATGAAGACGTGGGCGACGGATACCATCGCCCGGCCGGTGAACTCCAAGGAAGTCGACCCCGTCTGGATCGGCGACGATGTCTACTTCATCTCGGACCGCGACGACGTGCAGAACGTCTGGAAGTACGCGTCGCGGACCCGCCAACTCACGCAGGTCACGCGCTTCCGCGACCACGACGTAAAGACACTCGGCGCCGGGGCCGGCGTCCTCGTCTTCGAGCAGGCGGGGCGGATTCACCTTCACGACCCCAAGACCGGACGGACGGGCGCCGTCTCCATCACCGTGCGAGGCGACTTCCCCTGGATGATGCCGCAATGGAAGGATGTTACCTCCCGCATGAGTAACCTCGCCGTCAGCCCCACCGGCAAGCGAGCGTTGGTCGAGGCCCGCGGTGAGATCTTCTCGATCCCCGCCGAGAAGGGCGACGTGCGCAACCTGACCGCCACCAGCGGTGCGGCTGAACGCCTCCCCACCTGGTCGCCGGACGGGCAATCCATCGCCTGGTTCAGCGACGCCTCGGGCGAGTACCAACTCGTGGTGTCGTCCCAGGACGCCCTCACCGCGCGACGCGAGATCGCCCTGCCGGGGATGAGCTTCCCGTACATGGCGCAGTGGTCGCCCGACAGTCGCAAGCTTTCGTTTGTCGACACCCACCTTAAGTTGTGGGTGGTCGACGTCGCGGCCGGCACAGTGCGCAAGTTCGACGGCGACCCGCACATGGTCCCCGAGCGCTCCATGAACCCGGTGTGGAGCCCCGACTCGCGGTGGATCGCCTTCGCCAAGCGCCTCTCGACCTACTATCGCGTCATCGTGGTGCTCGACGTCGCAACGGGCAAGGCCACGCAGCTGACCGACGGGATGGCCGACGCGACCTCGCCTGCCTGGGACGCCAGCGGGAAGTACCTGTGGTTCCTCGCGAGCACCAACCACGCGTTGCGGTCGCAGTGGCTGGACATGACGAACTACGAGCGCCCGCGCACCCACGCGCTCTACGCCGCGATCCTCAGGAACGGGGAACCGACGCCGTTTACGCCAGAGAGCGACGACGAACCGGCGCCGGGCCAGCGGGCGGTCGCTGCCGGGGGCGAACGCGGCGGCGTTGCCGTCCAGGCGCCCGCGGTCACGATCGACTTCGATGGGATCGCGCGACGCATCGTCCCGGTCCCTGGCGTCGCCGAACGGGAGTACGGGCAGCTACGCGCCGGCGTCGCTGGAACGGTGTTCTTCACGGAAACCGTTGCCGCGTCGGGCACCAATGAACGTGGGGGTGGCGGTCCAGGCGCCGGAGCGGGAAGCCCGTTGCATCGCTACACCCTTCGGGATCGGCGTGCCATTCCCTTCGCCCCCGGTGTCGCTCAGTACACCCTCAGTGCCGATGGGCGACGCCTGCTCTACCGCACCGGTGGTGCCCAGGGAGCGTTGTTCCTTGTAGATGCCGCCGCGAACGCGGCTCCAGCCGCCAATGCGGGTCGCCTCAGCGCCACCTTGCGCATGTGGTGGGACGGCAAGGCCGAGTTTGCCCAGATCTTCGAGGAAGCCCGTCGGAAGGTCCGTGACTACTTCTATGTTCCCAACCTGCACGGGACCGACTGGCCCAAGGTCGTGGCTGAATACAAGCGCTTCCTGCCGTTCGTCGCGCACCGCGAGGACCTGAACTACCTGCTCGACGCGATGGAAGGCGAGACCGCAGTCGGCCACTCCTACGTCCGCGGCGGCGACATGCCGGAGACGCCCAACGACCTTGGCGGCCTGCTCGGCGCGGATTTCACCATCGACAACGGACGGTATCGCTTCAGCCGGGTCTACGACAGCGAGAGCTGGAACCCCGACCTGCGCGCCCCGCTGGTTACCCCCGGCTTCGAGGTCAAGGCCGGTGAGTATCTCCTCGCGGTGAATGGCCAGGAGCTGCGGGCGACGGACAACGTGCATCGCTTGTTGAATGGCACCGCCAACCGCCAGACGGTGATCACCGTGAGCACGCGCCCCGCCCTCGAGGGTGCTCGGCAGCTTACGGTTGTGCCGGTCGCGAATGAGCAGGGGCTGCGCACCCGCGCGTGGGTCGAGGGCAATCGCCGCCTGGTGGATTCGCTCTCGAAGGGACGCCTCGCCTACCTCCACCTCCCCAACACCGGCCAGGGCGGCTACAGCTCATTCAACCGCTACTACTTCGCGCAGCAGGACAAGCAGGGTGCCGTCGTCGACGAGCGATACAACGGCGGCGGCTCCGCCGCGGACTACATCATTGAACTGCTCGGCCGCGACTTCGATGGCTACTTCAACAACCCCGCCGGGGATCGCAAGCCGTTCACGAGTCCTTCCGCCGGTATCTGGGGCCCGAAGGTCATGATCATCAACGAGATGGCCGGTTCCGGTGGCGACCTCATGCCGTTCATGTTCGCGCGGCGCAAGATCGGCCCACTGGTCGGCACCCGCACATGGGGCGGGTTGGTGGCAACCTCCGACCAACCACCATTCGTCGATGGTGGATCGCTCGTTGCCCCGCGACTCGGCTTCTTCGATCGCGACGGCAAGTGGGCCGTGGAAAACGTCGGCACACCGCCCGATATCGAGATCGAGAACTTCCCCCGCGAGGTGATCGCCGGGCGCGATCCGCAGCTGGAGCGCGCGGTGCAGGAAGCGCTCAAGCTGCTGGAGACAAAGGCGGTCCAGCTCAAGGCCGAGCCCGCAGGCCCCACCTGGGGCAAGCGACCGTAA